The Acetomicrobium flavidum genome window below encodes:
- a CDS encoding hemolysin family protein, translating into MDTDLPNSIYLLILCLILSGVFSASETSITATGRGKLLAIKERKPPSKSKAISWAIEDIHRALTVTLIGNNLVNIAASAMATSIAVSLFGDKGLPLAIILMTFLILIFGEILPKTLAISHAERMILLLLPFLRFVWLVLSPLVWVVTFVIKVLGKMIHLDISLQRAFITREDIEEMLKIGEASGAIEDDERRMIKGVISFEDTRAYQVMVPRMDMVAIPNTTTLGESIEVFRQYGHSRVPVYEGDIDHIKGILYVKDIILPLYNGRFDDPIAKYIREALFVPESIKISDLFDIMRAKRVHMAILVDEYGGTAGLITMEDLLEEIVGEIQDEYDTEVPPIYKESEGVYVVDGLVNLEDLSEYLDYPFECEDADSVAGFVLSHFGRFPVPRESFVYGEWNIEVLEVDQHRVKRLKFTRIPEATEGKDEEAD; encoded by the coding sequence GTGGATACCGACCTACCTAATAGTATCTATTTGTTGATTCTCTGTTTGATATTGTCTGGAGTATTTTCCGCTTCGGAGACCTCGATAACGGCTACCGGAAGAGGCAAGCTGCTTGCTATAAAGGAACGAAAGCCACCAAGCAAGAGCAAAGCTATATCTTGGGCAATTGAGGATATACACAGGGCTTTGACTGTCACATTGATAGGCAACAACTTGGTGAACATCGCAGCCAGCGCCATGGCGACGTCCATAGCCGTATCCCTCTTTGGAGACAAGGGGTTACCCTTGGCCATAATATTGATGACCTTTTTGATCTTGATATTTGGCGAGATATTGCCAAAGACGCTTGCCATATCGCATGCCGAAAGAATGATTTTGCTGCTTTTGCCTTTCTTGAGATTCGTGTGGCTGGTGCTTTCCCCCTTGGTTTGGGTAGTGACATTTGTGATCAAGGTTTTGGGGAAGATGATCCACTTGGATATTTCGCTGCAGCGAGCCTTCATAACCAGAGAAGACATCGAGGAGATGCTAAAGATAGGAGAGGCCTCAGGGGCAATAGAGGATGACGAGAGGCGCATGATAAAGGGGGTCATATCCTTCGAGGATACCAGGGCCTATCAGGTAATGGTGCCAAGGATGGATATGGTTGCCATCCCCAACACGACCACCCTGGGAGAGTCCATAGAGGTCTTTCGACAGTACGGCCATTCGAGGGTGCCGGTATATGAGGGGGACATAGATCACATAAAGGGCATCCTTTACGTTAAGGACATCATCCTCCCTCTGTATAACGGCAGATTTGATGATCCGATAGCCAAATATATTAGAGAGGCCCTTTTTGTTCCCGAAAGCATCAAGATAAGCGATCTCTTTGACATAATGAGAGCAAAGCGTGTGCACATGGCCATTCTTGTCGATGAGTATGGAGGAACTGCAGGGTTGATCACCATGGAAGATTTGCTAGAGGAAATCGTTGGCGAAATACAGGACGAATATGACACAGAGGTACCACCCATATACAAGGAGTCCGAGGGAGTGTACGTGGTCGATGGCCTGGTAAACCTCGAAGACCTGAGCGAATACCTGGATTATCCCTTCGAATGCGAGGATGCCGATAGCGTGGCCGGATTTGTCCTGAGCCACTTCGGAAGGTTTCCGGTGCCCAGGGAATCGTTCGTGTATGGCGAATGGAATATCGAGGTCCTGGAGGTTGACCAGCATAGGGTGAAAAGGCTCAAGTTCACCAGAATTCCGGAAGCGACAGAGGGCAAGGACGAGGAAGCTGATTGA
- the ybeY gene encoding rRNA maturation RNase YbeY: MEISLDVSGEEQVELAMGKPCPLEELRDLAHKIINKELNELVNGENDIKSIEVSLTFVGPDEIRELNREYRDTDEPTDVLSFPLWEGENGRFVVPSSDWGEIALGDIVICPNVVAEFAEKFGKRPEDELMLIYVHGLLHLLGYDHATPEEEAVMWRKQAEYLSKGEGDI; encoded by the coding sequence TTGGAGATAAGCTTAGACGTTAGCGGTGAAGAGCAAGTGGAGCTTGCCATGGGAAAACCCTGTCCCCTGGAGGAGTTAAGGGATTTGGCACATAAGATAATCAACAAGGAATTGAACGAATTGGTAAACGGGGAAAATGACATAAAATCTATAGAGGTTTCCCTGACATTTGTTGGGCCCGATGAGATAAGAGAGCTTAACAGGGAGTATCGCGACACCGACGAACCCACGGACGTTTTGTCCTTTCCTCTCTGGGAGGGGGAAAATGGAAGGTTTGTCGTGCCTTCGTCCGATTGGGGCGAGATAGCCTTGGGCGATATCGTCATTTGTCCCAATGTAGTTGCCGAGTTTGCCGAAAAATTTGGCAAAAGACCTGAGGATGAGTTGATGCTGATCTACGTTCACGGACTGCTTCATTTGCTTGGATATGATCACGCTACTCCAGAAGAGGAAGCAGTGATGTGGAGAAAACAGGCCGAATACTTGTCAAAAGGGGAGGGCGATATTTAA
- a CDS encoding HD family phosphohydrolase, whose amino-acid sequence MKKRKGTTRGYPKNVAVALSGSSLRLEWLLRLFILALAGGLFFWGWRLDVADKGFKVGLPSPRDYYVLSEITYLDEDTTRQLKENLASRVLGVKVIDFSLVPIVRAVLEDIDNPSSWSYLPEGLVNILKALPSSKRGRILDVTRNIGLQMLSLDNYSSSSTDLRGDLWKYLANANLPIADKNIAYQILSYLFTFVVETDSETTALVREFYKSSVELVEKVLKPGTLLVKKGELITPGIANLLRLQGYPESRFPNMQLAMVLLMVFLWSFLHRYTDLQEWRQTSTIRMTYFATLLILGWVMQFGVARVNALYSGIGTLPIVGWGYLTMPYISAFYLGLSGGLLGVMISSSNSFAYLYSMFLAVLITVLAHAVFKERPTTQGKAFLKIELVGFVAVALWYAFSGVFYHVPLLRDMLFVLLLLFCLGGIFILLLPLIERVFDVVSPIRLMELTHPSNALLKRLQVEAPGTYHHSMMVSTLAEAAAEQIRANALLVRGGAYYHDIGKLKRPQYFIENQIEGENVHDTLSPSLSALIILSHVQEGINLAKEYGLPSAMIDFIAEHHGTTCLSYFYNKARRNGDKDQYCYPGPKPRSKETALLMLADSVEAAVRALGPSVLDITTLDDAVKQVIEVKKQEGQLDEVNLTMKDLSAIRQAFVTTLMSMYHTRWVRDKK is encoded by the coding sequence ATGAAAAAAAGAAAGGGAACGACCAGAGGCTACCCTAAGAACGTTGCAGTAGCCTTATCCGGAAGTTCGTTACGCTTAGAGTGGTTGCTGCGGCTCTTCATTTTGGCCCTTGCAGGAGGGTTGTTCTTTTGGGGATGGAGATTGGATGTAGCCGACAAAGGTTTCAAGGTCGGCCTTCCATCCCCAAGAGATTATTATGTCTTATCGGAGATTACTTATCTAGACGAAGATACGACCAGACAGCTCAAGGAAAATTTGGCATCAAGGGTATTGGGCGTAAAGGTCATTGATTTCTCTTTGGTTCCCATTGTCAGGGCCGTGCTTGAGGATATAGATAACCCATCCTCCTGGTCCTACTTGCCTGAAGGTTTAGTCAACATCTTAAAGGCCCTTCCTTCTTCCAAGAGAGGTCGTATTTTAGATGTCACGCGAAACATAGGGTTGCAGATGCTAAGTTTGGATAACTATAGCAGCAGCTCCACTGACTTAAGAGGAGATCTATGGAAGTATCTTGCAAATGCGAATTTGCCCATTGCCGACAAAAATATTGCATATCAGATACTTAGCTATCTTTTTACCTTTGTAGTTGAGACCGACAGCGAGACGACAGCTTTAGTCAGGGAATTTTATAAGTCGAGCGTAGAGCTGGTAGAAAAAGTCCTGAAGCCGGGCACGCTACTGGTAAAAAAAGGAGAGCTCATCACCCCCGGAATTGCTAACCTTTTACGGTTGCAAGGGTATCCGGAAAGCCGATTTCCCAATATGCAGCTTGCCATGGTCCTTCTCATGGTCTTTCTTTGGTCCTTTTTGCATCGATATACCGACCTGCAGGAGTGGAGGCAGACCTCAACCATAAGGATGACCTATTTCGCTACTTTGCTTATCCTTGGTTGGGTTATGCAGTTTGGCGTCGCCAGGGTAAATGCGCTGTATAGCGGGATAGGTACCTTGCCGATAGTGGGGTGGGGTTACCTCACTATGCCTTACATAAGCGCCTTTTATTTGGGCTTAAGCGGCGGGCTTCTGGGCGTCATGATAAGCTCTTCAAATTCCTTCGCCTATCTTTATTCCATGTTCTTGGCAGTTTTGATAACGGTCCTGGCCCATGCTGTCTTTAAAGAAAGGCCAACCACGCAAGGTAAGGCATTTTTGAAGATCGAGCTTGTGGGATTTGTTGCTGTAGCCTTGTGGTATGCCTTCAGTGGGGTCTTTTACCATGTGCCACTCCTTCGTGATATGTTATTCGTCCTGCTTTTGCTGTTTTGCCTTGGCGGTATCTTTATATTGCTCCTGCCGTTGATCGAGAGGGTCTTCGATGTGGTGTCACCCATAAGGCTGATGGAACTAACTCACCCTAGCAATGCGTTACTGAAGAGGTTGCAGGTTGAAGCTCCAGGTACGTATCATCATTCCATGATGGTCAGCACTTTGGCGGAGGCAGCTGCCGAACAGATCCGCGCCAATGCGCTGCTTGTACGAGGCGGTGCATACTATCATGATATCGGCAAATTAAAAAGGCCGCAGTACTTCATAGAAAACCAGATAGAGGGAGAAAACGTACATGATACGCTTTCTCCGTCGTTATCGGCTTTAATTATATTGTCTCATGTCCAGGAGGGAATAAACTTAGCTAAGGAATACGGACTTCCGAGCGCCATGATAGATTTCATTGCCGAACATCATGGAACTACATGCTTGTCTTACTTCTACAATAAGGCAAGAAGAAACGGCGATAAGGATCAATATTGTTATCCCGGGCCTAAGCCTCGTTCCAAGGAAACGGCCTTGCTAATGCTCGCCGATTCCGTGGAAGCAGCTGTGCGGGCATTGGGCCCATCGGTGTTGGATATAACGACCCTTGACGATGCCGTAAAACAGGTCATAGAGGTAAAAAAACAGGAAGGACAGCTTGATGAGGTCAACCTGACCATGAAGGACTTGAGCGCTATTCGGCAAGCATTTGTCACGACATTGATGTCCATGTATCATACGCGATGGGTAAGAGACAAGAAATGA
- a CDS encoding PhoH family protein — protein MVEPFDSNSDVIKKDGSSPEILIVADEKVLEKILGQKDENIRAVEERFPVRIIVRGDEIQVHGPDVEVVKLVAKFLGQLAEVAEKGYRLTPAEVKYGMNVLTEAGKVDLLSLYEEVIYITSRGKPVRPRTAGQKKYIEAIKRNDVIFVIGPAGTGKTYLAVAMAVAALKASAISRIVLVRPVVEAGERLGFLPGDVKEKVEPYLRPLYDAFFDLLSPERFMKYLEKNVIELAPLAYMRGRTLNDSFIILDEAQNTTPEQMKMFLTRMGFGSKVVVTGDITQIDLPPGKESGLKVVQDVLDGIPGIEFVRLTNYDVVRHEMVQRIVEAYEIYEKKKGNDQRLP, from the coding sequence TTGGTAGAACCGTTTGATTCCAACAGTGATGTTATAAAAAAAGATGGATCGTCGCCTGAAATTCTCATTGTAGCTGACGAAAAGGTTCTCGAAAAGATATTGGGCCAAAAGGACGAGAACATTCGGGCCGTTGAGGAGAGGTTTCCCGTACGCATAATCGTGAGGGGTGACGAAATACAGGTTCATGGCCCTGACGTCGAAGTCGTTAAGCTTGTTGCCAAATTTTTGGGACAGCTGGCTGAAGTTGCCGAGAAGGGATACAGGCTAACGCCTGCAGAAGTTAAGTACGGCATGAACGTGCTTACCGAGGCCGGCAAAGTGGACCTGCTATCGCTTTACGAAGAGGTCATATACATCACCTCAAGGGGAAAGCCGGTGAGGCCTCGAACGGCAGGGCAAAAAAAATATATCGAAGCGATAAAACGTAACGATGTAATTTTTGTCATAGGTCCGGCAGGAACGGGCAAGACCTATCTTGCTGTCGCCATGGCGGTCGCCGCCCTTAAGGCATCGGCCATAAGCAGGATAGTTTTGGTGCGGCCCGTCGTAGAGGCTGGCGAACGCTTGGGATTTTTGCCCGGCGATGTCAAGGAGAAGGTGGAACCGTATTTGAGGCCGCTTTATGACGCCTTCTTCGATCTGCTGTCTCCCGAGAGGTTCATGAAGTATCTTGAAAAGAACGTTATAGAATTGGCCCCATTGGCCTACATGCGGGGAAGGACTTTGAACGACAGCTTCATTATATTGGACGAGGCTCAAAACACCACGCCAGAGCAGATGAAGATGTTCCTCACGAGAATGGGATTTGGTTCAAAGGTAGTGGTAACGGGCGATATCACGCAGATAGATTTGCCTCCTGGAAAGGAGTCGGGCCTCAAGGTAGTTCAAGACGTTTTGGATGGCATTCCGGGTATCGAGTTTGTGCGATTGACTAACTATGATGTGGTGCGTCACGAAATGGTACAGAGGATAGTTGAGGCGTATGAAATTTATGAAAAAAAGAAAGGGAACGACCAGAGGCTACCCTAA
- a CDS encoding NifU family protein, protein MTEAQKNISEVIESDIRPALMSHGGDIELVSYDEAEKKVFVRLTGACGGCPFARETLRFQVESVLKERLPNAVKSVESVQ, encoded by the coding sequence ATGACAGAGGCACAGAAAAATATTTCCGAAGTAATTGAAAGCGACATCAGACCAGCGCTCATGTCTCACGGTGGAGATATAGAATTGGTAAGTTACGATGAGGCGGAAAAAAAGGTATTTGTACGCCTGACCGGCGCTTGCGGTGGATGTCCGTTCGCCAGGGAGACGTTGCGATTCCAAGTGGAAAGCGTCTTAAAGGAGCGCCTTCCCAATGCAGTAAAGTCCGTTGAGAGCGTTCAATGA
- a CDS encoding oxaloacetate decarboxylase subunit alpha encodes MSDVHDFDIFAKGIKSETGQKKKVLITETVLRDAHQSLMATRMRTEDMLDIAAKMDEVGYYSLEMWGGATFDAAMRFLEEDPWERLRALRRVVKKTKLQMLLRGQNLVGYKHYPDDVVREFVKRAVGNGLDIIRIFDALNDLRNMEVAADQVKKEGAHLQLSICYTISPVHTLESFVELALKMKDMGADSICIKDMAGLLSPVAAYRLVRAIKDRCDLPLQVHTHYTSGMGSMAYLAAVLAGADIIDCAISPFAMGTSQPPTESLVAALKDSIYDTEIELQELVPIANYFKEIRNKYKDLVVGLTGVDINVLIYQIPGGMYSNLVSQLKEQNALDKLDLVLKEVPQVRREMGYPPLVTPTSQIVGTQATLNVLVGKRWHIVPNEVKMYFLGYYGRPPAPVDPEVAKRVIGDEKPIECRPGEILPPGLEEARKAIEPWILQPEDVLSYALFPNVAKDFLIKKFARTLKRDVGFEEPIEGVAYPV; translated from the coding sequence ATGAGCGACGTTCACGATTTTGACATATTTGCTAAGGGGATTAAGAGCGAGACGGGGCAGAAGAAAAAAGTATTGATCACTGAAACTGTACTGCGAGATGCGCACCAGTCCCTCATGGCTACCAGGATGCGTACCGAAGATATGCTGGACATAGCCGCCAAGATGGATGAAGTCGGCTACTACTCCCTCGAGATGTGGGGTGGTGCTACCTTTGATGCGGCCATGCGGTTCTTGGAGGAGGATCCCTGGGAGCGCCTAAGGGCGTTAAGAAGAGTTGTCAAGAAGACAAAGCTTCAGATGTTGCTTCGTGGCCAAAATTTGGTAGGTTATAAACACTACCCTGATGACGTAGTGAGAGAATTTGTCAAAAGGGCTGTGGGCAACGGTCTAGATATCATCCGCATATTCGATGCTCTGAACGATTTGAGGAATATGGAAGTAGCTGCCGATCAGGTCAAGAAAGAAGGAGCCCACCTGCAGCTTTCGATATGTTACACCATATCGCCGGTGCATACCTTAGAATCCTTCGTCGAGTTGGCGTTGAAGATGAAGGACATGGGTGCCGATTCGATATGTATAAAGGATATGGCTGGCCTGCTTTCTCCTGTTGCTGCCTATCGACTGGTCAGGGCGATCAAGGATAGGTGCGATCTGCCGTTGCAGGTGCATACGCACTACACCAGCGGCATGGGGTCAATGGCTTATTTAGCTGCTGTCTTGGCTGGGGCCGACATCATTGATTGCGCGATATCTCCCTTTGCCATGGGCACGAGCCAACCGCCTACGGAATCTTTAGTCGCAGCACTGAAGGACTCCATATACGATACGGAGATAGAGCTGCAAGAACTGGTTCCAATCGCGAATTACTTTAAGGAAATACGAAACAAATATAAGGATCTGGTCGTTGGCCTTACGGGGGTAGACATAAACGTATTGATATATCAGATACCGGGAGGCATGTACTCGAACCTGGTAAGCCAGTTGAAGGAGCAAAATGCCTTGGATAAGCTTGATTTGGTGTTGAAGGAGGTACCTCAAGTTCGACGCGAGATGGGCTATCCTCCCTTGGTGACCCCGACAAGTCAGATAGTTGGCACGCAGGCTACGCTGAACGTCTTAGTTGGCAAGAGGTGGCACATAGTGCCCAACGAGGTGAAGATGTACTTTCTGGGATATTATGGAAGGCCGCCTGCACCCGTTGATCCGGAGGTGGCCAAAAGGGTCATAGGAGACGAAAAGCCCATCGAATGCAGGCCAGGGGAGATACTGCCTCCGGGATTGGAGGAAGCCCGCAAGGCCATAGAACCCTGGATACTGCAACCGGAGGATGTATTAAGCTATGCTTTGTTTCCAAATGTAGCTAAAGACTTTCTGATCAAAAAGTTTGCCAGGACGCTTAAGAGGGACGTTGGCTTTGAGGAACCCATCGAAGGGGTGGCCTATCCAGTATAG
- the mazG gene encoding nucleoside triphosphate pyrophosphohydrolase, translated as MGSRRDIGESFVELVEIMAKLRAPGGCPWDRKQSLESLKEYVLEEAYELIDAIDSKDRGNICEECGDLLLQIVFVAQIASENHWFDITDVIDALCDKLRRRHPHVFGDLTVHDSEEVRRNWDMIKLQERQSKNEVRSRLTGVPRSMPALLKAFSIQERAAKAGFDWQAGDLTPLWDKIREEMDELRRAIEVGLTDEIEEEMGDLLFAVVNLSRHIGVNPEEALNKANEKFSRRFRIIEENVEKSGRGWSEYTLDELEELWQEAKERLRGSQGG; from the coding sequence ATGGGATCGAGACGCGATATAGGGGAAAGCTTCGTGGAGCTCGTTGAGATAATGGCGAAATTGCGAGCTCCCGGAGGTTGTCCCTGGGACAGAAAACAGTCCTTGGAATCTCTTAAGGAATACGTGCTTGAAGAGGCCTATGAGTTGATTGATGCGATAGACTCGAAGGATAGGGGAAATATATGCGAGGAATGCGGCGACCTGCTTTTGCAGATCGTCTTCGTCGCTCAAATTGCATCGGAAAATCATTGGTTTGATATAACGGATGTGATAGATGCATTGTGCGATAAATTAAGGCGAAGACACCCTCATGTCTTTGGTGATCTTACGGTCCATGACAGCGAAGAGGTCAGGCGGAACTGGGATATGATAAAATTGCAAGAGCGACAGAGCAAGAATGAAGTGCGATCCAGATTGACCGGCGTTCCTCGTTCCATGCCGGCGTTGCTCAAGGCCTTCTCCATCCAGGAGAGGGCAGCAAAGGCCGGCTTCGATTGGCAGGCTGGAGACCTTACCCCTTTATGGGATAAAATAAGGGAGGAGATGGACGAGCTTCGCCGTGCCATAGAAGTCGGGCTTACGGACGAGATAGAAGAAGAAATGGGAGATCTCCTTTTCGCGGTGGTTAACTTGTCTAGGCATATAGGCGTAAATCCAGAAGAGGCACTGAATAAGGCTAACGAAAAATTCTCAAGGAGATTTCGCATCATAGAGGAGAATGTCGAGAAAAGCGGACGGGGCTGGAGCGAATATACGCTCGACGAACTGGAGGAGCTTTGGCAAGAGGCCAAAGAGAGGCTCAGAGGATCGCAAGGAGGTTAA
- the mfd gene encoding transcription-repair coupling factor: MQVYIDKLWDVDLSSWMKGDTVCLQARGAARPWICRNAEAKLIALFSDSTQALDFYSDWKALFKEDDIIYLPELPLTADKAGQSALWVNRGELFEKWRHEDGKKVLVSTPGSLVTPLSFVDDSFTIVAGEVIGRDNLARWLQASGYEPVDLVWSPGQLSIRGSLVDLFDPVYRYPIRVEFFDDEVISIRAFDSETQKSIAHHGQIEIHRISGNRVAFPIKLLPSNCRVLLFEPKDVEAQADIYSWLWRRLCDDDRSLPLIPDWQEVYRVIATLPHLRISSSLEGATYRFDILREPYFKGQLENANAYLNKWQSEGYEISLYAEARYLEEWAAQRGINLTPRMISAGFVDLRRKYVALSQSAIMGIEQPIMMDQSYRKPPSDWQDSLEVGQYVVHEDYGVAIFRGTNYINGSEYLVLEYGGQKRLLVPAYQLYKITPYEGIYGVEPQLDRLDRQSWKRNLQKARDAAHKVAQDLISLYASRELKKGFVFPKDGEMSKHFEVTFPYHETADQLKAIEEIKNDMEKPVPMDRILVGDVGFGKTEVAMRAAIKAVEGGKQVAVLVPTTLLSEQHYESFVSRIGDMPIRIEQLSRFETKAKQQSILKETAEGRVDILIGTHRLLQGDVRFKDLGLVIIDEEHRFGVRQKELLKKLRTEVDVLSISATPIPRTLYMALSGIRDISLLSTPPKDRQPVITVVGPWRDDLVREAILKEISRDGRVFFVHDRIRGIEKRAKRLQMLVPEAKVGIAHGQLPKGELENAMLKFLSGEINVLVCTTIIESGLDIAKANTLIVDNAHMFGLSQLHQLRGRVGRRNRQAFAYMLYPADKSLTKEAMQRLEAIAECNQLGAGYRLALRDLEIRGGGNLLGVEQHGQTEKVGFQLYYKLIENAMRKLKGEDIQGLSMDIKVPLSIPEDYIPQDSLRMALYRRLLRDLSIKDIDEMEKELADRFGPLPEEMKSLLNVTRLKAGLPHFGVEEMTVDANEIVLRGKDKGLLSLVGGKPGWMTRGDRAVGPGGIVGLKVLVKYMTSAFKSGREMVEEWDRDAI; encoded by the coding sequence GTGCAAGTGTACATTGATAAACTTTGGGATGTCGACTTAAGCAGTTGGATGAAGGGCGATACTGTGTGCCTCCAGGCCAGGGGGGCAGCCAGGCCGTGGATTTGCAGGAATGCGGAAGCTAAGCTCATAGCGCTTTTTTCGGATAGCACTCAGGCGCTGGATTTTTACTCCGACTGGAAAGCATTGTTCAAAGAAGACGACATCATATATTTGCCAGAGTTGCCCTTAACTGCGGATAAGGCAGGTCAATCTGCCCTGTGGGTCAATAGGGGAGAATTGTTCGAAAAATGGCGTCATGAGGATGGCAAGAAGGTCTTGGTTTCGACCCCCGGCTCTCTCGTGACGCCTCTTTCCTTTGTAGATGATAGTTTTACCATAGTAGCTGGAGAAGTTATTGGAAGAGACAACCTGGCACGGTGGTTACAGGCTAGCGGTTATGAGCCGGTAGACCTCGTCTGGAGCCCGGGACAGCTTTCGATCAGGGGAAGCCTCGTGGATCTCTTCGATCCCGTTTACAGGTATCCCATTAGGGTGGAATTCTTCGATGACGAAGTAATAAGCATCCGAGCCTTCGATAGTGAGACTCAAAAGAGCATAGCCCATCATGGACAAATAGAGATACATCGCATTTCCGGAAACAGGGTAGCCTTCCCCATCAAGCTGCTTCCCAGCAATTGCAGAGTTCTTCTCTTCGAACCAAAGGATGTAGAAGCACAGGCTGATATATACTCATGGCTTTGGAGGCGCCTGTGTGACGATGACCGTTCTTTACCTCTCATACCAGACTGGCAAGAAGTCTACAGGGTGATTGCCACGTTACCTCACTTGAGAATTTCTTCTTCGCTTGAGGGCGCTACATATCGTTTCGATATACTAAGAGAACCCTACTTTAAAGGGCAATTGGAAAATGCCAATGCCTACTTGAACAAATGGCAATCCGAAGGTTATGAAATTTCTCTGTATGCAGAAGCGAGATACTTGGAAGAGTGGGCTGCCCAAAGGGGCATAAACTTGACGCCTCGGATGATAAGCGCAGGGTTTGTGGATTTGAGGCGCAAATATGTCGCCCTGTCGCAATCCGCCATCATGGGCATAGAGCAACCCATCATGATGGATCAAAGCTACCGTAAGCCGCCGTCAGACTGGCAGGACAGCCTGGAAGTCGGCCAATATGTCGTGCATGAGGATTACGGCGTTGCCATTTTTAGAGGCACAAATTACATAAATGGTTCGGAATATCTGGTCTTGGAGTATGGTGGCCAGAAGCGGCTTCTGGTACCTGCTTACCAACTTTACAAGATAACGCCCTATGAGGGCATCTATGGTGTGGAGCCTCAGCTGGATCGCCTTGACAGGCAATCCTGGAAGAGAAATCTTCAGAAAGCCAGAGATGCGGCCCATAAGGTCGCCCAAGACTTGATCTCTTTATACGCGTCAAGGGAACTGAAGAAGGGATTTGTCTTTCCCAAAGACGGTGAAATGTCAAAACACTTTGAAGTCACCTTTCCCTATCACGAGACCGCGGATCAGCTAAAGGCCATAGAGGAGATAAAAAACGACATGGAAAAGCCTGTCCCCATGGACAGGATATTGGTAGGAGATGTGGGGTTTGGAAAGACTGAGGTAGCCATGCGAGCTGCCATAAAGGCGGTGGAGGGTGGGAAACAGGTGGCAGTCTTGGTCCCTACGACGTTGCTTTCAGAACAGCATTACGAGAGCTTCGTCTCAAGGATAGGCGATATGCCAATAAGGATTGAACAGCTGTCTCGTTTTGAGACGAAGGCGAAGCAGCAAAGTATACTGAAGGAAACGGCAGAAGGACGTGTGGACATACTGATCGGTACTCATCGCTTACTGCAGGGTGACGTGCGATTTAAGGATCTGGGTCTGGTCATAATCGATGAGGAACACAGGTTCGGCGTCAGGCAAAAGGAATTGTTAAAAAAGCTTCGAACTGAAGTCGATGTATTATCCATATCGGCCACCCCTATTCCCAGGACGCTTTATATGGCATTGTCCGGCATAAGGGACATATCCCTCCTGAGCACTCCACCCAAAGATAGACAACCCGTGATTACCGTGGTAGGACCATGGAGGGATGATCTGGTTAGAGAGGCAATCCTGAAGGAGATATCCCGCGATGGTCGGGTCTTTTTTGTTCACGACCGCATAAGGGGCATAGAAAAGAGGGCCAAAAGGCTGCAGATGCTTGTTCCAGAGGCCAAGGTGGGCATAGCTCACGGGCAGCTTCCAAAGGGCGAATTGGAAAATGCAATGTTGAAGTTTTTAAGCGGTGAAATCAACGTACTTGTCTGTACGACAATCATAGAAAGCGGCTTGGACATCGCTAAGGCCAATACCTTAATTGTAGACAACGCCCACATGTTCGGGTTATCTCAATTGCACCAGCTTCGCGGCAGAGTTGGGAGAAGAAATAGGCAGGCCTTTGCCTATATGCTGTACCCGGCAGATAAATCTCTAACTAAGGAGGCCATGCAGAGGCTTGAGGCCATAGCGGAGTGCAATCAATTGGGAGCGGGTTACAGGTTGGCGCTGAGGGACCTGGAGATCAGGGGCGGAGGCAATTTACTTGGCGTAGAGCAACACGGTCAGACGGAAAAGGTCGGATTTCAACTTTATTACAAGTTGATAGAAAATGCTATGAGAAAGCTAAAAGGGGAAGATATTCAAGGCCTTTCGATGGACATAAAGGTGCCGTTAAGCATTCCGGAGGACTACATTCCCCAGGATTCGCTTCGAATGGCGCTTTATAGGAGATTGCTTAGAGATTTAAGCATTAAGGATATTGACGAAATGGAAAAAGAGTTGGCCGACAGGTTTGGACCACTGCCGGAGGAGATGAAATCCTTGTTGAACGTGACAAGGTTAAAGGCGGGGTTGCCTCACTTCGGCGTTGAAGAGATGACGGTAGATGCAAACGAAATCGTCTTACGAGGAAAAGATAAGGGATTGCTTAGCCTTGTGGGCGGCAAACCGGGTTGGATGACCAGAGGTGATCGTGCCGTTGGGCCGGGCGGCATCGTTGGCCTGAAGGTACTGGTCAAATACATGACATCAGCCTTTAAGTCGGGTAGGGAGATGGTCGAGGAATGGGATCGAGACGCGATATAG